One part of the Gemmatimonas sp. genome encodes these proteins:
- a CDS encoding Hsp20/alpha crystallin family protein has protein sequence MSSLIRKVPSQRVADDVFSSYLRRMFDDPFTTTASGSWMPAVEVSETNEVMVLTAELPGIEEKALRITIDNNVLTIAGEKEQELTDAPPAKNYYLSERFYGAFQRSFALPRTVDMEHIKASFDKGILTVTLPKLPQAKGKVIEVTGR, from the coding sequence ATGTCCTCGTTGATCAGGAAGGTCCCCAGCCAGCGTGTTGCCGACGACGTGTTTTCCAGCTATCTGCGGCGCATGTTCGACGATCCGTTCACCACCACCGCGAGCGGCAGCTGGATGCCGGCGGTGGAGGTGTCGGAGACGAACGAGGTGATGGTGCTCACGGCCGAGCTGCCGGGCATCGAGGAAAAGGCGCTCAGGATCACGATCGACAACAACGTGCTCACGATCGCCGGGGAGAAGGAGCAGGAGCTTACCGACGCGCCCCCGGCGAAGAACTACTACCTGTCGGAGCGCTTCTACGGCGCGTTCCAGCGGTCGTTTGCCCTACCGCGCACGGTCGACATGGAGCACATCAAGGCCAGCTTCGACAAGGGCATTCTCACGGTCACGCTGCCCAAGCTCCCGCAAGCCAAGGGCAAGGTCATCGAGGTGACGGGCCGGTAG
- a CDS encoding molybdopterin cofactor-binding domain-containing protein, translated as MSARRSLPWLALPPADHGDAGPLPDGRGDGTRHPQRRDFLKLLGTGGLLVAASAVGVRRLEAATGGFAVDHADDRAEPWEPHAYVRLDEDGTVTIVCHRSEMGQGIRTTMPMIIADEMEADWSRCRVVQADGDEPKYGSQNTDGSTSIRDFLAKYREAGATVRALLEDAAAAEWGVPAAEVRARNGDVVHVTSGRTKAFGALVATARTVAMPSASRVRIKSPAERRWQGKRMPSIDLVPMTTGTAVYGADVSLPGMKVAVIARPPVWGGTVATVDDALARTVPGVERIVRIPASPMPGGYLPLGGVAVIAANTWAAMKGRDALRITWNDGPNASYDSTAYKATLQQAVRRPGAAGRTSGDVARGLASAARRVSAEYYMPHLSHAQMEPLAAVARVANGKAEVWAPTQSPMDARKTIAQYLQLDVANVTVHVTLLGGGFGRKSKPDFVCEAAYLSREVGAPVRVQWTREDDLRHSYLHSPAAHRLEAGLDANGTVVAWRHRSAYPAIGATFAPNVAGAEPDELTNGASDLPFDIPDLQVEICPAVAHTRIGWFRSVNAIHHGFAIGSFVDELARAAGKDPAQFLLSLIGPDRRVDLSAAGLVKPASNYGANWTDHPLDSARARRVVELAIERSGWRGPALPRGKGRGIAVHRSFLSYVAMVVEVEVLPDGTVLVPRATVAVDAGFVANPDRARAQMEGAVIMAMSNVLASEVTFANGRVVQSNFRDYGVARMRAAPRMVDVHLVDSEALPGGIGEPGVPPACGAIANAIFAATGIRVRELPVARKLAGWSTRREVGDAPGD; from the coding sequence ATGAGCGCGCGCCGGAGTCTCCCGTGGTTGGCGTTGCCCCCGGCGGATCATGGCGACGCCGGGCCCCTACCCGATGGGCGCGGCGATGGCACGCGCCATCCGCAGCGACGCGATTTCCTCAAGCTGCTGGGCACGGGTGGCCTGCTGGTGGCGGCAAGCGCGGTGGGTGTGCGGCGGCTCGAGGCGGCCACGGGGGGCTTTGCCGTTGACCATGCCGACGACCGCGCGGAACCGTGGGAGCCGCACGCCTACGTGCGCCTCGATGAAGACGGGACGGTCACGATCGTCTGTCACCGGTCGGAGATGGGCCAGGGCATTCGCACGACCATGCCCATGATCATCGCCGACGAGATGGAAGCCGATTGGAGCCGGTGCCGTGTCGTACAGGCCGACGGCGACGAGCCGAAGTACGGCAGCCAGAACACCGATGGGTCCACCAGCATCCGCGACTTCCTGGCCAAGTATCGAGAGGCGGGGGCGACCGTACGCGCCCTGCTCGAGGATGCCGCCGCCGCCGAGTGGGGCGTGCCCGCGGCCGAGGTCCGCGCGAGGAACGGCGACGTCGTGCACGTCACCAGCGGCCGCACGAAGGCGTTCGGGGCGCTGGTGGCGACGGCCCGTACGGTGGCCATGCCGTCGGCGTCACGCGTGCGGATCAAGTCGCCTGCCGAGCGCCGGTGGCAGGGAAAGCGCATGCCGTCGATCGACCTCGTCCCGATGACGACCGGGACGGCCGTGTACGGCGCCGACGTGTCGCTGCCCGGCATGAAGGTCGCCGTCATCGCGCGGCCGCCGGTGTGGGGCGGGACCGTGGCGACGGTCGATGATGCGCTCGCCCGCACCGTACCGGGCGTCGAACGCATTGTCCGCATTCCGGCCTCGCCGATGCCCGGTGGCTATCTGCCGCTGGGCGGGGTGGCCGTCATCGCGGCCAACACCTGGGCCGCCATGAAGGGGCGCGACGCGCTGCGCATCACGTGGAACGACGGCCCGAACGCCTCGTACGACAGCACGGCCTACAAGGCGACGCTGCAGCAGGCGGTGCGCCGGCCCGGCGCGGCCGGACGCACCAGCGGCGACGTGGCACGCGGGCTCGCGTCAGCCGCCAGGCGGGTGTCGGCGGAGTACTACATGCCGCACCTCTCGCACGCGCAGATGGAGCCGTTGGCGGCCGTGGCGCGCGTGGCGAACGGCAAGGCCGAAGTGTGGGCGCCCACCCAATCGCCGATGGATGCGCGCAAGACGATTGCGCAGTATCTCCAGCTCGACGTGGCGAACGTCACGGTGCACGTGACGCTGCTCGGTGGCGGGTTCGGCCGGAAATCCAAGCCCGACTTCGTGTGTGAAGCGGCGTATCTGTCGCGAGAAGTCGGGGCGCCGGTCCGGGTGCAATGGACCCGCGAAGACGATCTCCGCCACTCCTACCTGCATTCGCCGGCGGCGCATCGCCTCGAGGCCGGACTCGACGCCAACGGCACGGTGGTCGCATGGCGCCACCGGTCGGCCTATCCCGCCATCGGCGCCACCTTCGCCCCCAACGTCGCGGGCGCCGAGCCCGACGAGCTCACCAACGGCGCGAGCGACCTCCCGTTCGACATTCCGGATCTGCAGGTGGAGATTTGCCCGGCGGTGGCGCACACGCGCATCGGGTGGTTTCGCAGCGTGAATGCCATCCACCATGGATTCGCGATCGGCTCGTTCGTCGACGAACTCGCGCGGGCGGCGGGGAAGGATCCGGCCCAGTTCCTGCTGTCGCTCATTGGGCCGGATCGTCGCGTCGACCTCTCCGCGGCGGGCCTCGTGAAGCCCGCCAGCAACTACGGGGCGAACTGGACCGACCACCCGCTCGACTCGGCACGCGCCCGGCGCGTGGTGGAGTTGGCGATCGAGCGGAGCGGCTGGCGTGGCCCGGCGCTGCCGCGCGGAAAGGGGCGCGGCATCGCCGTGCATCGCAGCTTCCTTTCGTACGTGGCGATGGTGGTGGAGGTGGAGGTGCTTCCCGACGGGACCGTGCTGGTGCCCAGGGCCACCGTGGCGGTCGATGCCGGGTTCGTCGCCAACCCCGACCGCGCGCGCGCGCAGATGGAGGGAGCGGTGATCATGGCGATGAGCAACGTGCTGGCCAGCGAGGTGACTTTCGCCAACGGACGGGTGGTGCAGTCGAACTTCCGCGACTACGGGGTGGCGCGTATGCGGGCCGCCCCGCGCATGGTGGACGTGCACCTTGTCGACAGCGAAGCCCTGCCGGGCGGGATTGGCGAACCGGGCGTCCCCCCCGCGTGTGGCGCGATCGCCAACGCGATCTTCGCCGCGACGGGCATTCGCGTGCGCGAACTCCCGGTGGCACGCAAACTGGCGGGGTGGTCAACGCGTCGCGAAGTCGGGGACGCCCCGGGCGATTGA
- a CDS encoding cyanophycinase, with product MNRSRRQGLNWRLAGVLLLSAACVRTPSTTSATAQAPVSPSGSSTGRGTLFIVGGGTQPLSLVQEFVTRAGGAKARIVVFAMASASGERSGESSAARFRTMGAEARNVWVTREQANTDSVARLLDGATAVWFGGGDQNRLTAVLRGTRTERAIRARYDAGAVVGGTSAGAAVLSTPMITGDELGTRRDTSEAWTRVERGSVAVDSGFGYLTTAIVDQHFLRRKRHNRLLSLVLATPPHLGVGIDEGTALIVEPNGQWRVEGASAVLVVDAREAQRTAAAAPVLGAGGARLHLLPAGSTFNPATGRAQLPR from the coding sequence ATGAATCGATCACGCCGGCAAGGCCTGAACTGGCGGTTGGCGGGAGTCCTGCTCCTGTCGGCCGCCTGTGTGCGTACCCCGTCGACCACGTCCGCGACGGCACAAGCTCCGGTATCCCCTTCCGGTTCGTCCACCGGGCGTGGCACCCTGTTCATCGTGGGTGGCGGCACGCAGCCCCTGTCGCTGGTGCAGGAGTTCGTGACCCGCGCCGGTGGGGCCAAGGCCCGTATCGTGGTGTTTGCCATGGCGAGCGCCTCGGGAGAGCGCAGTGGGGAGTCGTCGGCGGCGCGTTTCCGCACCATGGGCGCCGAGGCGCGCAACGTGTGGGTTACGCGCGAGCAGGCCAATACCGACAGTGTGGCGCGGCTGCTCGATGGGGCCACCGCCGTGTGGTTTGGCGGTGGCGACCAGAACCGGCTCACGGCCGTGCTGCGCGGCACGCGCACCGAGCGGGCCATTCGCGCCCGCTACGATGCCGGCGCGGTTGTTGGCGGCACATCGGCCGGCGCGGCGGTGCTGTCCACGCCCATGATCACCGGTGATGAACTGGGGACACGGCGCGACACCAGTGAAGCGTGGACGCGCGTGGAGCGCGGCAGCGTGGCGGTGGACAGTGGCTTCGGCTATCTCACGACCGCCATCGTGGACCAGCACTTCCTGCGCCGCAAGCGGCACAATCGCCTCCTCAGTCTCGTGCTGGCCACGCCACCGCATCTGGGCGTGGGCATTGACGAGGGCACAGCACTGATCGTGGAGCCCAACGGGCAATGGCGCGTGGAAGGCGCGAGCGCGGTGCTCGTGGTTGACGCGCGCGAGGCACAGCGTACTGCTGCCGCGGCGCCCGTGCTGGGCGCTGGTGGTGCCCGCCTGCACCTGCTTCCAGCCGGCAGCACGTTCAATCCTGCCACCGGTCGCGCGCAGTTGCCCCGCTGA